Proteins encoded by one window of Polaribacter haliotis:
- a CDS encoding LytR/AlgR family response regulator transcription factor: MKALIIDDEKKARRVLNILIEENCPKITKIFEAEDLLSGVELIKKEQPAIVFLDIEMPEHSGLEILNFIEKEVHNFEIIFTTAYSEYAIQAFQLSAIDYLLKPVSPNKIKEAVEKAIGFIGNSQINKRLTELKKSLQESNFKKIGLPNADGIKFVNFNEIIMLEADGMYTKVATVNNGTILVSKPLKFFVESLQKIKYFYKPHRSHLINLSFIKDYIKKDGGYIVMENDKTVSISNDKKEEFLTIVQNI, translated from the coding sequence ATGAAAGCATTAATTATTGATGATGAAAAAAAAGCAAGAAGAGTTTTAAATATTCTTATTGAAGAGAACTGCCCAAAAATTACCAAAATTTTTGAAGCAGAAGATTTACTTTCTGGTGTAGAGTTAATAAAAAAAGAGCAACCAGCTATTGTTTTTTTAGATATTGAAATGCCAGAACATTCTGGTTTAGAAATTTTAAATTTTATTGAAAAAGAGGTGCATAACTTCGAAATAATTTTTACTACAGCCTACAGTGAATATGCTATACAAGCTTTTCAATTATCTGCAATAGATTATTTATTAAAACCAGTAAGTCCTAATAAAATTAAAGAAGCTGTAGAAAAAGCAATTGGTTTTATAGGAAATTCTCAAATAAATAAAAGACTTACAGAATTAAAAAAGAGCTTACAAGAATCTAACTTTAAAAAGATAGGTTTGCCAAATGCAGATGGTATAAAATTTGTAAACTTCAACGAAATTATTATGTTAGAAGCAGATGGCATGTACACAAAAGTTGCAACTGTTAATAACGGAACTATTTTAGTAAGTAAACCTTTAAAGTTCTTTGTAGAGTCTCTTCAAAAAATAAAATATTTTTACAAACCTCACAGATCTCATCTTATAAATTTATCATTTATTAAAGACTATATTAAAAAAGATGGAGGTTATATTGTTATGGAAAATGATAAAACAGTTTCTATTTCTAATGATAAAAAAGAAGAATTTTTAACTATTGTGCAAAATATATAA
- a CDS encoding lipocalin family protein, producing MMKKLMIFIFALTLFSCGASKTVRSKEKTIKGNWVLNKITYSKTGDYNVTLFNDASKECLEGSTWKFVPNNNSGVYTVSNQDCRSGEREFAFVIQEINEVSGYYDFLLKPKDNENNIGFRVELAQLSEDFMTWQQNLTINGTPFIINMNFTKQ from the coding sequence ATGATGAAAAAATTAATGATTTTTATATTTGCACTAACACTTTTTTCTTGTGGTGCATCTAAAACTGTAAGATCCAAAGAGAAAACTATAAAAGGAAATTGGGTTCTCAATAAAATTACTTACAGTAAGACAGGCGACTATAATGTAACCTTATTTAACGACGCTTCTAAAGAATGTTTAGAAGGTAGTACTTGGAAATTTGTGCCAAATAATAATTCTGGAGTTTACACAGTAAGTAACCAAGATTGTAGATCTGGAGAAAGAGAATTCGCTTTTGTAATTCAAGAAATTAACGAAGTTTCTGGTTATTACGATTTCTTATTAAAGCCAAAAGATAACGAAAACAATATTGGTTTTAGAGTAGAATTAGCTCAATTATCTGAAGATTTTATGACTTGGCAACAGAATTTAACCATAAATGGTACTCCTTTTATTATTAACATGAACTTTACTAAACAATAA
- a CDS encoding OmpA family protein gives MKKLIKKISVFTLAVTLTLGFSSCEATKNANNKQKGGVIGAGAGAIIGAIIGNNVGSGKNGKLGAVIGGVIGGGAGVLIGKKMDDQAKRIETEVPGAKVERVDNGIVVTFDENSGVYFDTNKSNINTKSQATLDRLANVFSEFPDTNILVVGHTDSSGKAAYNMTLSEKRAKSVTNFLVNKGLANSRFNTLWYGEDQPKYDNTTAEGRAKNRRVNVAIVPNDKMIEDVKKETGEN, from the coding sequence ATGAAAAAATTAATCAAAAAAATATCGGTTTTTACGTTAGCAGTTACACTAACACTAGGTTTTTCTAGTTGTGAAGCTACTAAAAACGCAAATAACAAACAAAAAGGTGGTGTAATTGGTGCTGGAGCAGGAGCCATTATTGGTGCTATTATTGGAAACAATGTTGGAAGTGGAAAAAACGGAAAACTTGGAGCTGTAATTGGTGGTGTAATTGGTGGTGGAGCTGGAGTTTTAATAGGTAAGAAAATGGACGACCAAGCAAAAAGAATTGAAACAGAAGTTCCTGGAGCTAAAGTAGAAAGAGTAGATAATGGTATTGTTGTTACTTTTGATGAGAATAGTGGAGTTTACTTCGATACAAACAAATCTAACATAAACACAAAATCTCAGGCAACATTAGACAGACTTGCGAATGTATTTTCTGAATTTCCTGATACAAACATTTTAGTTGTTGGACATACAGATAGTAGTGGAAAAGCAGCTTATAATATGACTTTGTCCGAAAAAAGAGCAAAATCTGTAACAAACTTTTTAGTAAATAAAGGTTTAGCTAACAGTCGTTTTAATACACTTTGGTATGGAGAAGACCAACCAAAATACGACAATACAACTGCAGAAGGAAGAGCAAAAAACAGAAGAGTTAACGTAGCAATTGTACCAAATGATAAAATGATTGAAGACGTTAAAAAAGAAACCGGAGAAAACTAG
- the metG gene encoding methionine--tRNA ligase, which translates to MSAPKRYTITAALPYTNGPIHIGHLAGVYVPADIYARYLRLIGKDVAYISGSDEHGAAIPMRAKKEGVSPQVIIDKYHGIIKQSFIDFGISFDNYSRTSSKIHHETASEFFIKMYNDGEFIEEVSEQLYDAKANQFLADRFVVGTCPKCGFEESYGDQCENCGTSHNATDLINPKSAITGNVPTVKETKHWFLPLDKHEDFLREWVLEGHKKDWKPNVYGQVKSWVEDGLRPRAVTRDLDWGIPVPVKGGEGKVLYVWFDAPIGYISSTKEWAAREGKNWEDYWKKDDTKLVHFIGKDNIVFHCIIFPSMLKAHGDYILPDNVPANEFLNLEGNKLSTSKNWAVWLHEYLEEFPNQQDVLRYTLTANAPESKDNDFTWKDFQAKNNNELVAIFGNFINRVVVLTNKYYQGIIPAPNDFSEIDEDVLAAVKEFPISIGKSIERYRFREASQELMSLARLGNKYLADEEPWKVIKLDEERVKTIMYVALQISAALAVLSEPFLPFTSTKLKSILNIDKTLSWENVIEKDILISDGHQINKAELLFSKIEDKTIEEQLQKLIATKKANEQDKKTIVPQKDTIDFEDFTKLDIRIGTILEAEKVPKTKKLLKLKVDVGIDTRTIVSGIAESFSPENIIGQQVSVLVNLAPRKIKGVESQGMILMTDTPDGKLAFVEPEQQVKNGQEVS; encoded by the coding sequence ATGAGTGCTCCAAAAAGATATACAATTACAGCTGCTTTACCTTACACAAATGGTCCTATTCATATTGGGCATTTGGCAGGTGTTTACGTTCCTGCAGATATTTATGCGCGTTATTTACGTTTAATAGGTAAAGATGTTGCCTATATTTCTGGTTCAGATGAACATGGTGCTGCAATACCAATGAGAGCAAAGAAAGAAGGTGTTTCTCCACAAGTTATTATCGATAAATATCATGGAATTATCAAGCAATCTTTCATAGATTTCGGAATTTCTTTCGATAATTACTCAAGAACTTCGTCTAAAATTCATCATGAAACTGCTTCAGAATTTTTCATCAAAATGTATAATGATGGTGAGTTTATTGAAGAAGTGTCTGAACAATTATATGATGCAAAAGCAAACCAATTTTTAGCTGATAGATTTGTTGTTGGAACTTGCCCAAAATGTGGTTTCGAAGAAAGTTATGGAGACCAATGTGAAAACTGTGGAACTTCGCATAACGCAACAGATTTAATCAACCCAAAATCGGCAATTACTGGAAATGTACCAACAGTAAAAGAAACAAAACACTGGTTTTTACCTTTAGATAAGCACGAAGATTTTTTACGTGAATGGGTTTTAGAAGGGCATAAAAAAGACTGGAAACCAAATGTTTACGGACAAGTAAAATCTTGGGTAGAAGATGGTTTAAGACCAAGAGCTGTAACCAGAGATTTAGATTGGGGAATTCCTGTTCCTGTAAAAGGTGGCGAAGGAAAAGTATTATATGTTTGGTTTGATGCACCAATTGGCTACATTTCATCCACCAAAGAATGGGCTGCAAGAGAAGGGAAAAACTGGGAAGATTATTGGAAAAAAGACGATACCAAATTGGTTCATTTTATTGGGAAAGACAATATTGTTTTTCACTGTATTATTTTTCCAAGTATGTTAAAAGCACATGGAGATTATATTTTACCCGATAATGTGCCTGCCAATGAATTTTTAAATTTAGAAGGAAATAAATTATCAACTTCTAAAAATTGGGCAGTTTGGTTGCACGAATATTTGGAGGAATTTCCAAATCAGCAAGATGTTTTGCGTTATACGTTAACTGCAAATGCTCCCGAAAGTAAAGACAACGATTTTACTTGGAAAGATTTTCAAGCAAAAAATAATAACGAATTGGTGGCCATTTTTGGTAACTTTATCAATAGAGTTGTGGTTTTAACGAATAAATATTACCAAGGAATTATTCCTGCTCCAAACGATTTTTCTGAAATTGATGAAGACGTTTTAGCAGCTGTTAAAGAGTTTCCAATTTCAATAGGAAAATCTATAGAAAGATATCGTTTTAGAGAAGCTTCTCAAGAATTAATGAGTTTAGCAAGACTTGGTAACAAGTATTTAGCAGATGAAGAACCTTGGAAAGTAATAAAATTAGATGAAGAACGTGTAAAAACAATTATGTATGTTGCATTGCAAATTTCTGCAGCTTTAGCAGTTTTATCTGAACCTTTTTTGCCTTTTACTTCAACTAAATTAAAATCAATTTTAAATATTGATAAAACCCTTTCTTGGGAAAATGTAATAGAGAAAGATATTTTAATTTCTGATGGTCATCAAATTAACAAAGCAGAGTTATTATTCTCTAAAATTGAAGACAAAACCATCGAAGAACAGCTACAAAAATTGATTGCAACTAAAAAAGCAAACGAACAAGATAAAAAAACGATTGTTCCACAAAAAGATACGATTGATTTTGAAGATTTTACAAAATTAGATATTAGAATAGGAACCATTTTAGAAGCAGAAAAAGTACCAAAGACAAAAAAACTTTTAAAATTAAAGGTTGATGTTGGTATTGATACTAGAACAATCGTTTCAGGTATTGCAGAGAGTTTTTCACCTGAAAATATCATTGGTCAGCAGGTTTCTGTGTTGGTAAATTTGGCTCCAAGAAAAATTAAAGGTGTAGAAAGCCAAGGAATGATTTTAATGACAGATACTCCAGATGGAAAATTGGCTTTTGTAGAACCAGAACAACAAGTTAAAAACGGACAAGAGGTTAGTTAA
- a CDS encoding tetratricopeptide repeat-containing sensor histidine kinase translates to MAKLTEMTKYYRRGNPVVHLHFIKKALKHSEKINDKEKNAVAIRELAVYYTKTNQLDSAMQQSKKAMRAFEEIDHKMGICISKSSMAAIYQMRGDYVNAIKYYNDVASFLETQGDQKKMQALQIKSNIAVLYSKMDNSEKADFYWESIYNDSLAKKNKTLLGDISLNLSISKWKQGDFNKSILYGLDAEKLNKRPRSLAKIYLSLGTAYSKNKNYKESFKYFNKSLEIRKQLNDSLGIQETYQNIAYSLKDQGRLKDAEKYFLSSNNFIEKSGDIATLQKSYQGLSELYQESNNFKKSLEYYKKEMVLKDSLIGIEKLKTFSDLEVKYETEKTKREKEVAEKQVAITQLESQKNRNLFLGSLIIGGLILLASLFYFSRLKAKKRAELISIELKETQKRLAIEKQYKDSELKALKAQMNPHFIFNALNSIQEYIVLNQKNLASDYLAKFADLIRNYLHFSDTGYITIPEEVHNLNLYLELEKLRFEEQLTYTFQVDEKANSETIKIPTMLIQPYVENALKHGLLHKKENRVLTISISKYSDKIIECIIEDNGIGREKSKSINQKREQQHKSFALKATTERLDLLNYGREKKIGVTILDLKENNTATGTKVILKIPILT, encoded by the coding sequence ATGGCTAAACTAACTGAAATGACTAAATATTATAGAAGAGGAAATCCAGTTGTTCATTTGCACTTTATAAAAAAAGCGTTAAAACATAGTGAGAAAATTAATGATAAAGAAAAAAATGCAGTTGCTATAAGGGAATTAGCGGTGTATTACACTAAAACGAATCAATTAGATTCTGCAATGCAGCAAAGTAAAAAAGCAATGCGTGCTTTTGAAGAAATAGACCATAAAATGGGAATATGTATTTCTAAAAGTTCTATGGCTGCAATTTATCAAATGAGAGGAGATTATGTAAACGCAATTAAATATTATAATGATGTTGCTTCATTTTTAGAAACACAAGGAGATCAGAAAAAGATGCAAGCACTTCAAATAAAATCTAACATTGCTGTTCTTTATAGTAAAATGGACAATAGTGAAAAAGCAGATTTTTATTGGGAATCTATCTATAATGACTCATTGGCAAAAAAGAACAAAACTTTATTGGGTGATATTAGTCTTAATTTATCTATATCTAAATGGAAACAAGGTGATTTTAATAAGTCAATTCTATATGGATTAGATGCAGAAAAATTAAATAAAAGGCCCAGAAGCTTGGCAAAGATTTATTTAAGTTTAGGTACTGCTTATTCTAAAAATAAGAATTATAAAGAATCTTTTAAGTATTTTAATAAATCATTAGAAATTAGAAAACAACTTAATGATAGTTTAGGAATACAAGAAACTTACCAAAATATTGCCTATTCTTTAAAAGATCAAGGAAGATTAAAAGATGCTGAAAAGTATTTTTTAAGCTCAAATAATTTTATCGAAAAATCAGGCGATATAGCTACACTTCAAAAAAGTTATCAAGGTTTATCTGAACTTTACCAAGAGAGTAATAACTTCAAGAAATCTTTAGAATATTACAAAAAAGAAATGGTTTTAAAAGATTCTTTAATTGGCATTGAAAAATTAAAAACTTTTTCTGATTTAGAAGTTAAATATGAAACTGAAAAAACAAAACGTGAAAAAGAAGTAGCAGAAAAACAAGTTGCAATAACCCAATTAGAAAGTCAAAAAAACAGAAACTTATTTTTAGGATCTCTTATTATTGGAGGACTAATTTTACTAGCTTCTTTGTTTTATTTTAGTCGATTAAAAGCAAAAAAACGAGCAGAATTAATTAGCATAGAATTAAAAGAAACACAAAAGAGATTGGCAATAGAAAAACAATATAAAGATTCTGAATTAAAAGCCTTAAAAGCACAAATGAATCCGCATTTTATTTTTAACGCTTTAAACTCTATTCAAGAATATATTGTGTTAAATCAGAAAAATTTAGCTAGTGATTATTTAGCAAAATTTGCAGATTTAATTCGTAATTACTTACATTTTAGCGACACAGGTTATATTACAATTCCAGAAGAAGTACACAACTTAAACTTATATTTAGAACTCGAAAAACTACGTTTCGAAGAACAGTTAACGTATACATTTCAGGTGGATGAAAAAGCAAATTCAGAAACCATTAAAATACCAACAATGTTAATTCAGCCCTATGTAGAAAACGCATTAAAACATGGTTTGCTACATAAAAAAGAGAACAGAGTTTTAACAATTTCAATTTCAAAATATTCTGATAAAATAATAGAATGTATCATAGAAGATAATGGAATTGGTAGAGAGAAATCTAAATCTATTAATCAGAAAAGAGAACAACAACACAAATCATTTGCCTTAAAAGCAACAACAGAACGTTTAGATTTATTAAACTATGGACGTGAGAAAAAGATAGGTGTAACTATTTTAGATTTAAAAGAAAACAATACAGCAACAGGAACTAAAGTAATTTTAAAAATACCGATTCTAACATAA
- a CDS encoding histone deacetylase family protein — protein MLKIAYHPIYKHELPEGHRFPMEKYDLLPQQLIYEGTCVEENFFEPEIPNNKHFFSVHDPEYFFDLLNMQLSQKVARKIGFPVSEVLIEREMIIADGTMKASEFAIKNGIAMNIAGGTHHAFSNRGEAFCMLNDQAIGAKYLQNKGLAKKILIVDLDVHQGNGTAEIFRNDKSVFTFSMHGKSNYPFIKEKSDLDIPLENDTEDYEYLSILKNTLPKLINIEKPDFIYYLCGVDVLKTDKLGKLGLTIEGCKERDRFVLETCFNNAIPVMCSMGGGYSKDINIIVNAHANTFRLAQEIYF, from the coding sequence ATGCTAAAAATAGCATATCATCCAATATACAAACACGAATTACCAGAAGGTCATCGTTTTCCAATGGAAAAATATGACCTTTTACCACAACAATTAATTTACGAAGGAACTTGTGTAGAAGAAAACTTCTTCGAACCTGAAATTCCGAATAACAAACATTTTTTTTCAGTTCACGACCCAGAATATTTCTTTGATTTATTAAATATGCAGCTTTCACAAAAAGTGGCAAGAAAAATAGGTTTTCCTGTTTCAGAAGTACTAATAGAAAGAGAAATGATTATTGCAGATGGAACCATGAAAGCGTCTGAATTTGCAATTAAAAATGGAATTGCAATGAATATTGCTGGGGGAACGCATCATGCATTTTCGAATCGTGGAGAAGCTTTTTGTATGTTAAATGACCAAGCAATTGGAGCAAAATATCTTCAGAATAAAGGATTGGCTAAAAAGATTTTAATTGTAGATTTAGATGTGCATCAAGGAAATGGAACTGCAGAAATCTTTCGGAATGACAAATCTGTCTTTACATTTTCTATGCATGGAAAAAGCAATTATCCTTTTATTAAAGAAAAAAGCGATTTAGACATTCCTTTAGAAAATGATACTGAAGATTACGAATATTTATCAATCTTAAAAAACACACTTCCCAAACTCATTAATATAGAAAAACCCGATTTTATTTACTATTTGTGTGGTGTAGATGTTCTTAAAACAGATAAACTGGGTAAACTTGGACTTACTATTGAAGGTTGCAAAGAACGAGACAGATTTGTATTAGAAACCTGCTTCAACAATGCAATTCCTGTGATGTGTTCTATGGGTGGAGGCTACTCTAAAGATATTAACATTATTGTAAATGCACACGCAAATACCTTTAGATTAGCCCAAGAGATATATTTTTAA
- a CDS encoding LamG-like jellyroll fold domain-containing protein — protein sequence MKTILLKLLLLVSCFSFAQLPTDHIAEYRFTNGDLTNLANPGTGDLTGGTVASNLLKIDRFNVANAAIRSNAISRNGYKFTGTNNEISISFWVQGSAPTSGNQRIFDIFDSSGDGFSMRTGPSNTLIARFKNNGDDNQSSQSGLAIYNGDWHQVVFTIKHSPSGYDNRVYIDGVLHSNLSNGVDASNSSNFLSSNATFRLSPLSGSQGYFSNIDDIEIFNRELTPLEVYSIFLNRSPDVIYVNQNATGNNDGSSWADAFTNLQSAINSASNNDQLWVASGTYLPTAFAVTSQQTTRDKTFLLKKPLFIYGGFNGSETSLSERDINTNSTILSGDLNADDNTTITTVETTRQDNAYHVVTVKGNFSNGGELDGFTISGGNSNSTDRDLDCATDQTQQYIKERGAAIYANPDSAGRAIIIKIKNCVIENNSAIGMAALYSSNPCGASNTLTDINFENTIIRNNYSIDFSTIRYSASAFGIKSYGSLVNCLVYDNTTINEASAITLSANSSHVNNLNVKIINSTFSKNNGNTTVFNLNNAQKAVIANSVVYGNSGSSFANVGQSPTAQNNIIEGGFLASINQDPLFTDASNNDFTLQASSPAIDSGDNSLVPNAITTDLLGNQRVFNTTVDMGAYEFGSSSLSVDNFLNDDKISIYPNPVSSILNIRITSEVKKVIIYNLQGQKILESISDKIDVSNFSKGIYMLKVITENNRISTKKFIKN from the coding sequence ATGAAAACAATTTTACTTAAACTACTACTTCTTGTTAGTTGTTTCTCATTTGCGCAATTACCAACAGATCATATTGCAGAATATCGATTTACAAATGGCGATTTAACAAACCTTGCAAACCCTGGAACAGGAGATTTAACTGGTGGTACAGTTGCATCAAATTTATTAAAAATCGATAGGTTTAATGTGGCTAATGCAGCTATTAGATCGAATGCAATTTCTAGAAACGGATATAAATTTACAGGTACAAATAATGAAATTAGTATTAGTTTTTGGGTACAAGGTTCTGCACCTACTTCTGGTAACCAACGTATTTTTGATATATTTGATTCTTCTGGAGATGGTTTTTCTATGAGAACTGGTCCTAGTAATACGTTAATTGCAAGATTTAAAAACAATGGAGATGATAACCAAAGTTCTCAATCTGGTTTAGCTATTTATAATGGAGATTGGCATCAAGTTGTATTTACAATTAAACATAGTCCTAGTGGTTATGATAATAGAGTTTATATTGATGGTGTTTTACACTCCAACTTATCTAATGGTGTAGATGCTAGTAATAGTAGTAATTTTTTAAGTTCTAATGCTACTTTTAGACTTTCTCCATTATCTGGTTCTCAAGGTTATTTTAGTAATATAGACGATATTGAGATTTTTAATAGGGAGTTAACACCTTTAGAAGTATATTCTATATTTTTAAATAGAAGTCCAGATGTTATTTATGTAAACCAAAATGCCACAGGAAATAACGATGGTAGTTCTTGGGCAGATGCTTTTACTAACCTACAAAGTGCTATAAACAGTGCTAGTAATAACGATCAATTATGGGTTGCTTCTGGTACTTATTTGCCAACAGCATTTGCAGTAACAAGCCAACAAACTACAAGAGATAAGACATTTTTATTAAAAAAACCATTGTTTATTTATGGTGGCTTTAACGGTTCAGAAACTTCGCTGTCGGAAAGAGATATAAATACAAATTCAACAATTTTATCTGGAGATTTAAATGCAGATGATAATACTACAATTACAACAGTAGAAACAACAAGACAAGACAATGCATATCATGTAGTAACTGTAAAAGGTAATTTTTCTAATGGAGGCGAATTAGATGGTTTTACAATTTCTGGAGGAAATTCAAATTCAACAGATAGAGATTTAGATTGTGCAACAGACCAAACACAGCAATACATTAAAGAAAGAGGAGCAGCAATTTATGCAAATCCAGATAGTGCAGGAAGAGCAATAATTATAAAAATTAAAAACTGTGTTATTGAAAATAATTCTGCAATTGGTATGGCAGCACTTTATTCTTCTAATCCTTGTGGCGCATCTAATACTTTAACAGATATAAATTTCGAAAACACCATAATTAGAAATAACTATTCAATAGATTTCTCAACAATTAGATATTCTGCTAGTGCCTTTGGAATAAAAAGTTATGGTAGTTTAGTAAACTGTTTAGTGTATGACAACACAACAATTAATGAAGCTTCAGCAATAACATTATCTGCGAATAGTTCTCATGTTAATAACTTAAATGTAAAAATTATAAATTCAACTTTTTCTAAAAACAATGGAAATACTACTGTTTTTAATTTAAACAATGCCCAAAAAGCTGTAATTGCAAACTCTGTTGTTTATGGTAATTCTGGTAGTAGTTTTGCTAATGTTGGTCAGAGTCCAACAGCTCAAAATAATATTATAGAAGGCGGATTTTTAGCAAGTATAAATCAAGATCCATTATTTACTGACGCTTCAAATAACGACTTTACACTACAAGCAAGTTCCCCAGCAATCGATTCTGGTGATAACTCTTTGGTACCAAATGCAATTACAACAGATTTGTTAGGAAATCAAAGAGTTTTTAATACAACTGTAGATATGGGCGCTTATGAATTTGGCTCTTCTTCTTTAAGTGTAGATAATTTTTTAAATGATGATAAAATCTCAATTTACCCAAATCCTGTTTCTTCAATATTAAATATTCGTATAACTTCTGAAGTTAAAAAAGTAATTATTTATAATTTACAGGGACAAAAAATCTTAGAAAGTATTTCTGATAAAATAGACGTCAGCAACTTTTCTAAAGGTATTTATATGTTGAAAGTGATTACTGAAAACAATAGAATCTCAACCAAAAAGTTTATAAAGAATTAG
- a CDS encoding YraN family protein, which translates to MAEHNELGKEGEKLAVEFLLKNDYKILEKNYRYLKAEVDIIARKGDFLVCVEVKARSSDYFGDPQDFITPKKIKLLVSAIDYYVVEKDLDVEVRFDIIAILINKKGTKLEHLEDAFLYF; encoded by the coding sequence ATGGCAGAACACAACGAACTTGGTAAAGAAGGAGAAAAATTAGCGGTAGAATTTCTATTAAAAAACGACTATAAAATTCTCGAAAAAAACTATCGTTATTTAAAAGCAGAAGTAGATATTATTGCTCGAAAAGGAGATTTTTTAGTTTGTGTTGAAGTAAAAGCCAGAAGTTCCGATTATTTTGGAGATCCGCAAGATTTTATTACACCCAAAAAAATAAAATTATTAGTATCTGCAATTGATTATTATGTGGTTGAGAAGGATTTAGATGTAGAAGTTCGGTTTGATATTATTGCAATTTTAATCAATAAAAAAGGAACTAAACTGGAGCATTTAGAAGATGCATTTCTTTATTTTTAG
- a CDS encoding S66 peptidase family protein, which yields MIFSSINAQEKLITPPYLKVGDTIAIVAPAGILKNRQATITKAKKLAESWGLKVVLGKNMFNQNNHFAGTDSERCEDFQQALDNPNIKAIWAARGGYGSVRILDMLDFTKFKKQPKWVIGYSDITAFHNHINNLGVETIHGMMATSLEQKPVEIMQTIASFKKVLFGEEISYKITSSKYNRTNSLKIIEGELVGGNIAILTSMLGSKSQLNTDNKILFIEEIGEYKYSIDRMLQSLKRAGYFTKVNAVIVGNMSLIKKNSTKWGSSIEQLILDVVPEDIPVLFDFPAGHEADNRALIFGRNVQLAVGSEQYSVKFTD from the coding sequence ATGATTTTTTCATCAATAAATGCACAAGAAAAATTAATAACTCCACCTTATTTAAAAGTGGGAGATACAATTGCAATTGTTGCACCTGCAGGAATTCTAAAAAACAGACAAGCAACCATTACAAAAGCCAAGAAATTAGCAGAAAGTTGGGGCTTAAAAGTGGTTTTAGGGAAGAATATGTTCAATCAGAATAATCATTTTGCTGGAACAGATAGCGAACGTTGTGAAGATTTTCAGCAAGCTTTAGACAACCCGAATATTAAAGCAATTTGGGCTGCAAGAGGTGGTTATGGTTCTGTTAGAATTTTAGATATGTTAGATTTTACGAAGTTTAAAAAACAGCCAAAATGGGTAATTGGATATTCGGATATTACTGCGTTTCACAATCACATAAATAATTTAGGCGTAGAAACAATTCATGGAATGATGGCAACAAGTTTAGAGCAAAAGCCAGTAGAAATTATGCAGACAATTGCAAGTTTTAAAAAAGTGCTTTTTGGAGAAGAAATTTCTTATAAAATTACATCATCAAAATACAATAGAACAAATTCATTAAAAATTATTGAAGGAGAACTTGTTGGAGGAAATATTGCCATTTTAACATCGATGTTAGGTTCTAAAAGCCAATTGAATACTGATAATAAAATTCTATTTATTGAAGAAATTGGCGAATACAAATATTCCATTGATAGAATGTTACAGAGTTTAAAAAGAGCTGGATATTTTACAAAAGTAAATGCTGTAATTGTTGGTAATATGTCTTTAATAAAAAAGAATTCCACAAAATGGGGAAGTTCTATTGAGCAATTAATTTTAGATGTTGTTCCAGAAGATATTCCTGTTTTATTCGATTTTCCTGCAGGACATGAAGCCGATAATAGAGCGTTGATTTTTGGAAGAAATGTACAGTTGGCAGTTGGCAGTGAACAGTATTCAGTAAAATTTACGGATTAG